DNA sequence from the Paraburkholderia azotifigens genome:
TGCGCCATTGCCTTTTCAGTAGCCTTCAATTCATTGGCGCGTTCGACGGGCATATCGGGCGGCAGCTTGACGACCATCTTTACGTGAAAAAGCATTCGTGTACTCCCTATCCATTCATTGCTTTAAATAAAAGCGGCCACCTGAAGCGGCGGCCGCGTTCACACCACCAGCGTGTCCTGCTGCCGCGCTGCAAGTTCAGGCGCGCACGCGTTCCACTTCGCTCGTCGGCACGTTGTTGCGGTCCTTGACGAGGCTGAAATCGAAGTCGATCAGTGCAAACTGGCCGTCGATGCCATAAGGCTTACCCGTTGCACCTTCTTCCTTCTTCACGGCGGGCACGAGACCTTCGCGCGTGGCGAACGCGAAGTCGTCCCACAGATACGGATCGCCCTCAATGTTGATCTGCGTGGTCAGCTTGCGGAAACCGGGCGCCGACACGAAGAAGTGAATGTGCGCCGGACGATGACCGTGGCGGCCAAGTTGATCGAGCAACTGTTGCGTCTTGCCTTCGGGCGGCACGCTATAGCCGATCGGCACCACGCTGCGGAAGCTGTACACGCCGTCTGCGTCGGTGCGAATCGAGCGGCGCAGGTTGAACTCCGGCTGCGACTTGTCGAAGTGCGAGTAGTTGCCGAGATGGTTCGCGTGCCACACTTCGACGAGCGCACCCTTCACCGGCTGGCCGTCTTCGTTGAGCACACGGCCACGCATCACGAGCGTTTCGCCCGGTTCGTTGCCGTTGTCGAGACGCGCATGGCTTGTCGACTCCGGCGCGCCGGCCACATACAGCGGACCTTCGATCGTGCGCGGCGTGCCGCCCGCAACGCCTGCCTTCGCTTCCGCTTCGTCGAGGCGCACATCAAGGAAGTGCTCGAAGCCGAGCCCCGCGGCCAGCAGACCCAGTTCGCCGCTTTGGCCTGCTTCGCCGAGGTAGTTCAGCGCGGCCCAGAATTCGTTAGGCGTCACGTCGAGTTCGTCGATGGTAATAAACAGATCGCGGATGATGCGGTTCACGACCTGCTTCGTGCGTGCGTTGCCTTCGTGCGTGGCGCTTTCGTTGATCTTGTTCAACAGCGCGTCGATAGTTTCGATGTTCATGGGGATGTCTCCTTTAGTCCAATCACTGATGACGATGCCAAATGTGCTTTGCGGGGCCGCTATTCCAGCACCGTCATGGCTAACCTTTGACCACACTCGCGCCGTGCTTCGAATCGCGGCGCAGTCTCCCGATCTTGTCGAGGTCGAGTTGAATACCGAGTCCAGGACCCTGCGGCAATTGCAACGAGAAGTTCTCGTAACGCAGCGGCTCCGTGAGAATTTCTTCCGTGAGAAGCAGCGGCCCGAAGAGTTCGGTGCCCCACTTCAGTTCGCGGAACGTGCTGAAGAGTTGCGCGGAAGCGATCGTGCCGACCGCGCCTTCCAGCATCGTGCCGCCGTACAGGTCGATGCCCGCAGCGAGCGCGATCGCGGCCACGCTCGCCGCGCCCGTCAGGCCGCCCGACTGCGCGATCTTCACGGCGAATACATCGGCGGCGTGCGCACTCGCGACGTCAAATGCATCGACGGGACCGTGCAGCGCTTCATCCGCCATGATGGGCACGTTCGAACGATGCGCGAGCCGCTTGAGTCCGCGCCGGTCTTCGGCGGCGATGGGCTGCTCGATCAGGTTGCAGCCGGCATCCGCGAGACGCTCGCTGGCCCAGATCGCTTCCGTCTGGCTCCATGCCTGATTCACGTCGACGCGCACTTCCGCGCGGTCACCGACGGCTGCCTTGATCGCAGCCACATGCGCGATGTCGTCAGCGGGCGCACGCGTGCCGATCTTCAGCTTGAACACGCGATGCCGCTTCATTTCCAGCATCGAATGCGCTTCGTCGATATCGCGGCCGGTGTCGCCGCTGGCCAGCGTCCACGCAACTTCGACGGAATCCGTCACACGCCCGCCGAACAGTTCCGACAGCGGCACGCCGAAGCGTTGTGCCTGGGCGTCGAACAGCGCGGTTTCGATCGCGCACTTGGCGAAGCGGTTGCCCTGAAAGCACTCGCGCAGCTTCGCCATCGCCTGGCCGGGACGGGTCGCGTCCATGCCCTTGAGCATCGGCGCGAAATAGGTGTCGATATTGGTCTTGATGCTTTCGGGGCTTTCCTCGCCGTAAGCGAGGCCGCCGATCGTCGTCGCCTCGCCCCAGCCGGTTATACCATCCGCGCATTGAATCCGGACCAGCACGAGGGCCTGGCAATTCATCGTGGCAACGGACAGGCGGTGCGGGCGAATCGTCGGAACATCGACGAGAATGGTATCTACGGCTTGTATCTGAACGGGGCTTGGTATCATACGGCTCTCCTCCTGTTGCGCTCATACTAGGAGCGCCGGCGGAATCCGTCCAAGACCGATTGAGTCTATTTCCATACCTTCGGGGCATAGATGGAACTGCGTCAACTTCGCTATTTCGTGGCCGTCGCCGAAGAAAGGAACTTCACCCGGGCGGCCGAACGCCTGAACATGACGCAGCCGCCGCTTTCGCGGCAGATCCAGCAGATCGAAGACAGCGTGGGACTTGCGCTCTTCGAACGCGGCGCGCGTCCGCTCAAGCTGACGGAAGCGGGGCGCGTGTTTTACGCGCAGGCCAAGCGGCTGCTCGAAGAAAGCGATGAACTGCTGCCGCTCACGCGGCGTCTTGCACAACTGGCCGAGCGCATCGTGATCGGCTTCGTCCCGTCCACGCTATACGGCCCGCTACCCGAGGTGATTCGCGCGTTCAGAGAGGCCGCGCCGCTGATCCAGATTTCAATGATCGAGATGTTCACGATCGAGCAGTTGAGCGCGCTCAAGGGCGGACGTATCGATGTCGGCTTTGGCCGGCTTCGCTTCGACGAATCGCAACTCGCGCGCGAAGTGCTCGTCGAAGAGCCCTTGATTGCGGCATTGCCTGCGGGTCATGCGCTAGCCGATGCCGCGAAGCTGACGCTCGACGCGCTGTCGAAAGAAACACTGATCATCTATCCGTCGACGCCGCGTCCGAGTTATGCGGACCAGCAGCTCTCCGCGTTCCGCGATCACGCCGTCGAACCGGCCGCCGTCCATGAAGTTCGGGAACTGCAAACGGCGCTTGGACTCGTCGCCGCGCAAGTGGGCGTGTGTCTCGTGCCGGAAAGTGTGAGGGGATTGCGGGCGCGCGGTGTGACGTACCGTTCAATCGACGAAACGAACGTGTCGTCGCCCATCATCATGAGCCGGCGTCTTCAGGATCAGAGCTCCACGACCGATCTGTTCTGCTCGATCGCGCGCGACCTGTTCAGGAAAGCGTCGTCGGTCTAGCCGCCGGCGACAAACCTGATGTGAGCAGTGCGCCCGCCTTCAACATGCATTCGATCAACGATTGCGTAAAAATCCACGTCGACTCGTGTAATTCGACAGGCAGACCCGGCACGATCGCGACGAGACTCAATCCGCACAGAAACGAAAAGATCCATTGCGCACGCCTGATTCCGCGTGCAGCCGCGATACCGATCACCGTCCACACGATCTTCGCCAGCGCAAGCGCCGCGATGCCGACATCGCCGGCAGAGGGATCGAACTCCGCAGGCGTTTCGATCAGCGACCAGCCGCACACGCCGAGAATCAGGAGACGCGACGCGAGGGACGGCCGCGTCGCGCCGCGTCGTATGGACGGCAAAAGCACGCCCGCCGACTGCCGCAAATCGGCGTCGTCCATTTCATTCCGGAACGACTGGTCCACGCCAGCCTTCACGTTCGAAGCCTCCGCGTCGATTTGCATGATGAGGGAATTGTCGTTCGTCGACGGCGCTAGCGGTAGTAAATCCTTGTTAACGTGCAGCGCCTGCTCATCCTCTTAAGACGAGCCAATCGGATGTTCTTTTCACGCGAAGCGCGGCGCATCGCATTCATCGTGACGCTCTACTTTCGCGCAAACCGCGCCGACGCGAAATCCGTCATCACGAGCACAGCAAGCGCCACTGAGCCAATCGCAAACAGCAGCCGGTGATTGCCGCCGCTCGCA
Encoded proteins:
- the catA gene encoding catechol 1,2-dioxygenase; its protein translation is MNIETIDALLNKINESATHEGNARTKQVVNRIIRDLFITIDELDVTPNEFWAALNYLGEAGQSGELGLLAAGLGFEHFLDVRLDEAEAKAGVAGGTPRTIEGPLYVAGAPESTSHARLDNGNEPGETLVMRGRVLNEDGQPVKGALVEVWHANHLGNYSHFDKSQPEFNLRRSIRTDADGVYSFRSVVPIGYSVPPEGKTQQLLDQLGRHGHRPAHIHFFVSAPGFRKLTTQINIEGDPYLWDDFAFATREGLVPAVKKEEGATGKPYGIDGQFALIDFDFSLVKDRNNVPTSEVERVRA
- a CDS encoding muconate/chloromuconate family cycloisomerase; translation: MIPSPVQIQAVDTILVDVPTIRPHRLSVATMNCQALVLVRIQCADGITGWGEATTIGGLAYGEESPESIKTNIDTYFAPMLKGMDATRPGQAMAKLRECFQGNRFAKCAIETALFDAQAQRFGVPLSELFGGRVTDSVEVAWTLASGDTGRDIDEAHSMLEMKRHRVFKLKIGTRAPADDIAHVAAIKAAVGDRAEVRVDVNQAWSQTEAIWASERLADAGCNLIEQPIAAEDRRGLKRLAHRSNVPIMADEALHGPVDAFDVASAHAADVFAVKIAQSGGLTGAASVAAIALAAGIDLYGGTMLEGAVGTIASAQLFSTFRELKWGTELFGPLLLTEEILTEPLRYENFSLQLPQGPGLGIQLDLDKIGRLRRDSKHGASVVKG
- a CDS encoding LysR family transcriptional regulator encodes the protein MELRQLRYFVAVAEERNFTRAAERLNMTQPPLSRQIQQIEDSVGLALFERGARPLKLTEAGRVFYAQAKRLLEESDELLPLTRRLAQLAERIVIGFVPSTLYGPLPEVIRAFREAAPLIQISMIEMFTIEQLSALKGGRIDVGFGRLRFDESQLAREVLVEEPLIAALPAGHALADAAKLTLDALSKETLIIYPSTPRPSYADQQLSAFRDHAVEPAAVHEVRELQTALGLVAAQVGVCLVPESVRGLRARGVTYRSIDETNVSSPIIMSRRLQDQSSTTDLFCSIARDLFRKASSV